The Setaria italica strain Yugu1 chromosome IX, Setaria_italica_v2.0, whole genome shotgun sequence genome has a window encoding:
- the LOC101782124 gene encoding methionine aminopeptidase 1A gives MEKGASESSLSCARCGKPALLQCPKCAELKLPRDGAAFCTQDCFKAAWSSHKSVHPKPNAPASQQPPEGWKYCLKKGRSRSLQLPRFEWTGPLRPYPISKTRVVPDEIEKPDWALDGIPKIEPDSDLQKRVEIKTPEQIERMRETCRIAREVLDAAARVIKPGITTDEIDRVVHEETIARGGYPSPLNYHFFPKSCCTSVNEVICHGIPDARKLEDGDIVNVDVTVYYKGVHGDLNETYFVGNVDEASKQLVRCTYECLEKAIAIVKPGVRFREVGEIINRHASMSGLSVVKSYCGHGIGELFHCAPNIPHYSRNKAVGIMKAGQTFTIEPMINAGVWNDRLWPDDWTAVTADGKRSAQFEHTLLVTETGCEVLTARLPSSPDVFPWLKP, from the exons ATGGAGAAGGGGGCCTCGGAGTCGTCGCTCTCCTGCGCTCGCTGCGGCAAGCCCGCCCTCCTGCA ATGCCCCAAGTGCGCGGAACTGAAGCTGCCGCGCGATGGCGCTGCTTTCTG CACACAGGATTGTTTTAAGGCAGCGTGGAGCTCCCACAAATCTGTTCACCCAAAGCCAAATGCACCAGCATCCCAGCAGCCTCCAGAAGGTTGGAAGTATTGTTTGAAAAAAGGGCGGTCACGTTCATTGCAGCTTCCTCGTTTTGAATGGACAGG TCCATTGAGACCATATCCAATATCAAAGACGCGTGTGGTGCCAGATGAAATTGAGAAGCCTGATTGGGCACTTGAT GGAATTCCCAAGATTGAACCAGATAGTGATTTGCAGAAAAGAGTAGAG ATTAAGACCCCTGAGCAAATAGAAAGGATGAGAGAAACATGTCGG ATTGCAAGAGAGGTTTTAGATGCAGCTGCTCGAGTGATAAAACCAGGGATTACAACAGATGAAATTGATAGAGTCGTCCATGAGGAGACAATTGCTAGAG GTGGATATCCGTCTCCATTGAATTACCATTTCTTCCCAAAGTCATGTTGCAC GTCTGTCAATGAAGTTATTTGCCATGGAATTCCAGATGCCAG gaaACTTGAGGATGGTGACATTGTAAATGTTGATGTAACTGTATACTATAAAGGCGTTCATG GTGATTTGAATGAGACATATTTTGTTGGCAATGTTGATGAAGCTTCCAAACAGCTTGTTCGTTGTACCTATGAGTGCTTGGAGAAAGCTATTGCTATAG TTAAACCTGGAGTTAGGTTTCGAGAGGTTGGAGAAATCATAAATAGACATGCGTCCATGTCAGGCTTATCTGTG GTGAAATCATATTGTGGCCATGGCATAGGAGAACTGTTCCACTGTGCCCCAAACATCCCCCATTATTCAA GAAACAAGGCTGTTGGCATCATGAAAGCTGGGCAGACATTTACAATCGAACCAATGATCAATGCAG GAGTTTGGAATGATCGTCTGTGGCCTGATGATTGGACTGCAGTGACTGCAGATGGTAAACGGAGTGCACAATTTGAACATACACTTTTG GTGACTGAGACAGGATGTGAAGTGTTGACGGCACGGTTACCCTCATCACCGGACGTCTTTCCATGGTTGAAGCCATGA
- the LOC101782811 gene encoding U1 small nuclear ribonucleoprotein 70 kDa, with the protein MGDYGNAMMRNPDAGVQSRTKGPNRANTLQLKLIGQGHPTGLTSNLLKLFEPRPPPEYKPPIEKPKLPAYTGIAQFVSQFAEPGDPEYAHPFTKGETRAAKKARIRQLKLEEGAAKVAEELQKYDPQSDPNATGDPYKTLFVARLNYETSEHRIKKEFEAYGPIKRVRLVTDKETKKPRGYAFVEYAHTRDMKNAYKQADGRKLDNKRLLADVERGRTVPNWRPRRLGGGVGSSRIGAEGADHKCAARVQQLVGQPRSEEPRRDDHHADRNFEKSRKRVREKDQDERTRERSHDRTCDRESREGRHNCRDHDRTLDKNQGRDREGNRGRERDRSCHDKSKHRDHGRDYDRRGERQHKRTHNHHRDRGRDHGKDYEHADNRDGGRHLHERGAYGNGDPRHERNMAGYGQDYGYNEQRKSHDAYGYGQDGLGQETEHSEAT; encoded by the exons atgggcgaCTACGGCAACGCGATGATGCGGAACCCGGACGCCGGCGTGCAGTCTCGTACGAAGGGACCGAACCGCGCCAACACCCTCCAACTCAAGCTC ATAGGGCAGGGCCACCCGACGGGGCTCACGTCGAACCTGCTGAAGCTGTTCGAGCCGCGGCCACCTCCGGAGTACAAGCCGCCCATCGAGAAGCCCAAGTTGCCGGCTTATACTG GGATTGCACAGTTTGTGTCGCAGTTTGCAGAGCCTGGGGATCCCGAGTATGCGCATCCTTTCACCAAGGGCGAGACTAGG GCTGCAAAGAAAGCAAGAATCCGCCAGCTTAAGCTTGAAGAAGGTGCAGCAAAAGTTGCTGAAGAGCTTCAGAAGT ATGACCCACAGAGTGACCCCAATGCCACTGGAGATCCATACAAAACACTCTTTGTTGCAAGACTT AATTATGAGACATCAGAGCATAGGATTAAAAAGGAGTTTGAAGCTTATGGGCCTATTAAAAGG GTTCGTCTTGTGACtgacaaggaaacaaaaaaacCCAGAGGATATGCATTTGTAGAATATGCCCACACCCGGGACATGAAAA ATGCATACAAACAAGCAGATGGAAGAAAATTGGACAACAAGAGGCTACTAGCTGATGTGGAGCGTGGAAGAACTGTTCCAAATTGGCGACCCAGGAGActaggtggtggagttggatCAAGCAGGATCGGTGCTGAAGGTGCTGACCACAAGTGTGCTGCTAG GGTGCAACAGCTTGTTGGGCAACCCAGATCAGAGGAGCCTAGGAGGGATGATCATCATGCAGATAG GAATTTTGAGAAATCTCGGAAAAGAGTGCGGGAAAAGGACCAGGATGAAAGAACCCGTGAGCGTTCGCATGACCGGACGTGTGATCGTGAATCTAGAGAAGGGAGGCACAACTGTAGAGATCATGATAGGACACTGGACAAGAACCAAGGGAGGGACAGGGAAGGAAATCGTGGGCGTGAACGTGATCGCAGCTGTCATGATAAAAGTAAGCACAGGGATCATGGTCGTGACTATGATAGAAGAGGAGAGAGGCAACACAAGCGGACACATAACCACCATCGTGATCGTGGCAGGGACCATGGCAAAGATTATGAGCATGCAGATAACCGAGATGGAGGTCGTCACTTGCATGAGAGGGGTGCATATGGCAACGGTGATCCTAGGCATGAAAGAAATATGGCTGGTTATGGTCAGGATTATGGCTACAATGAGCAGCGCAAAAGTCATGATGCTTATGGTTATGGTCAAGATGGTCTTGGCCAGGAAACTGAGCACTCAGAAGCCACATGA